In the Nothobranchius furzeri strain GRZ-AD chromosome 15, NfurGRZ-RIMD1, whole genome shotgun sequence genome, one interval contains:
- the LOC107391357 gene encoding sodium-coupled neutral amino acid transporter 3 isoform X1 translates to MAPDHVFFISSLLQPFGSSRNRTENALPGLRSDPALSNIPLLRPLFPSTQKICCIMELQKESSGMLHDAAVEGGIPPEEEKFLQHKEDGMRPQFTDFEGKTSFGMSVFNLSNAIMGSGILGLSYAMSNTGIVLFLILLTCIACLSCYSVHLLLRSAGVIGIRAYEQLGFRAFGHPGKIIAAVVITLHNIGAMSSYLFIVKYELPLVIQAFLGQTSIDESWFMNGNYLIIIVTICIVLPLAMMKHLGYLGYTSGFSLSCMVFFLSAVIYKKFNIACPLEVFGNHSVTSVVSEDSCSTKYFTINQETAYTIPILAFAFVCHPEVLPIYTELRNPTKRRMQNIGNVSILGMFIMYFFTAVFGYLTFFENTEAELLHTYSKVDPLDTLILCVRLAVLVAVTLTVPVVLFPIRRALMQLLFPGKSFHWLRHIAIAVCLLFAVNLMVIFVPNIRDIFGISGATTAPTLIFILPGLFYIRIVPKNQEPMSSRPKIQAACFSALGFIFMIMSLTFIGIDWMSGEKRNLGGH, encoded by the exons ATGGCGCCGGACCACGTTTTCTTTATTTCGTCTCTTTTACAGCCGTTTGGTTCGTCcagaaacagaacagaaaacGCTCTCCCGGGGCTCAGATCAGATCCAGCG CTTTCAAACATTCCTCTTCTCCGTCCGCTCTTCCCATCAACCCAGAAGATCTGCTGTATCATGGAGCTGCAGAAGGAATCGAGCGGGATGCTCCACGACGCTGCTGTGGAGGGAGG GATTCCACCTGAAGAAGAAAAGTTCCTGCAGCACAAAGAAGATGGGATGAGACCCCAGTTCACAGAT TTTGAAGGGAAAACCTCGTTTGGGATGTCGGTTTTCAATCTGAGCAACGCCATCATGGGCAGCGGCATCCTGGGACTGTCCTACGCTATGTCTAACACCGGCATCGTCCTCTTCCT GATCCTGCTCACGTGCATCGCCTGTTTGTCTTGTTACTCTGTCCACCTCTTGCTGCGCAGCGCTGGAGTCATCG GTATCCGTGCTTATGAGCAGCTGGGTTTCAGAGCCTTTGGCCACCCAGGAAAGATCATAGCAGCCGTCGTCATAACGCTCCACAACATCGGAG CCATGTCCAGCTACCTGTTCATCGTGAAGTACGAGCTGCCGCTGGTCATCCAGGCCTTCCTGGGTCAGACGTCCATCGATGA GAGCTGGTTCATGAATGGAAATTACCTGATTATCATAGTGACCATCTGCATCGTCCTCCCGCTGGCCATGATGAAACATCTGG GATATCTGGGTTACACGAGTGGCTTTTCGCTCTCCTGCATGGTCTTCTTTCTGTCTGCG GTCATCTATAAGAAGTTTAACATCGCCTGTCCTCTGGAGGTGTTTGGAAACCACTCTGTGACGTCGGTCGTCTCAGAGGACTCCTGCTCCACCAAATACTTCACCATCAACCAGGAG ACGGCGTACACCATCCCCATCCTGGCGTTTGCTTTTGTGTGTCACCCTGAAGTGCTTCCCATCTACACAGAACTGAGAAA CCCGACCAAGAGGAGAATGCAGAACATTGGAAACGTTTCCATTTTGGGCATGTTCATCATGTACTTCTTCACCGCTGTATTTGGCTACCTGACCTTCTTCG AAAACACGGAGGCCGAGCTCCTCCACACCTACAGCAAGGTGGATCCTCTGGACACGCTGATCCTGTGCGTGAGGCTGGCTGTCCTGGTGGCCGTCACGCTGACCGTACCCGTCGTCCTGTTTCCT ATTCGTCGAGCCCTCATGCAGCTGCTGTTTCCGGGGAAATCCTTCCACTGGTTACGTCACATCGCCATCGCCGTGTGCCTGCTGTTTGCCGTCAACCTGATGGTCATCTTCGTTCCCAACATTAGAGACATTTTTGGAATTTCAG GCGCAACCACTGCCCCCACTCTGATCTTCATCCTTCCTGGACTCTTCTACATCCGCATCGTCCCTAAAAACCAAGAACCCATGAGCTCCAGACCAAAGATCCAG GCTGCTTGTTTCAGCGCGTTGGGTTTTATCTTCATGATCATGAGTCTGACCTTCATCGGGATCGACTGGATGAGCGGTGAGAAGAGAAATCTTGGTGGCCATTAA
- the LOC107391357 gene encoding sodium-coupled neutral amino acid transporter 3 isoform X2 — protein MELQKESSGMLHDAAVEGGIPPEEEKFLQHKEDGMRPQFTDFEGKTSFGMSVFNLSNAIMGSGILGLSYAMSNTGIVLFLILLTCIACLSCYSVHLLLRSAGVIGIRAYEQLGFRAFGHPGKIIAAVVITLHNIGAMSSYLFIVKYELPLVIQAFLGQTSIDESWFMNGNYLIIIVTICIVLPLAMMKHLGYLGYTSGFSLSCMVFFLSAVIYKKFNIACPLEVFGNHSVTSVVSEDSCSTKYFTINQETAYTIPILAFAFVCHPEVLPIYTELRNPTKRRMQNIGNVSILGMFIMYFFTAVFGYLTFFENTEAELLHTYSKVDPLDTLILCVRLAVLVAVTLTVPVVLFPIRRALMQLLFPGKSFHWLRHIAIAVCLLFAVNLMVIFVPNIRDIFGISGATTAPTLIFILPGLFYIRIVPKNQEPMSSRPKIQAACFSALGFIFMIMSLTFIGIDWMSGEKRNLGGH, from the exons ATGGAGCTGCAGAAGGAATCGAGCGGGATGCTCCACGACGCTGCTGTGGAGGGAGG GATTCCACCTGAAGAAGAAAAGTTCCTGCAGCACAAAGAAGATGGGATGAGACCCCAGTTCACAGAT TTTGAAGGGAAAACCTCGTTTGGGATGTCGGTTTTCAATCTGAGCAACGCCATCATGGGCAGCGGCATCCTGGGACTGTCCTACGCTATGTCTAACACCGGCATCGTCCTCTTCCT GATCCTGCTCACGTGCATCGCCTGTTTGTCTTGTTACTCTGTCCACCTCTTGCTGCGCAGCGCTGGAGTCATCG GTATCCGTGCTTATGAGCAGCTGGGTTTCAGAGCCTTTGGCCACCCAGGAAAGATCATAGCAGCCGTCGTCATAACGCTCCACAACATCGGAG CCATGTCCAGCTACCTGTTCATCGTGAAGTACGAGCTGCCGCTGGTCATCCAGGCCTTCCTGGGTCAGACGTCCATCGATGA GAGCTGGTTCATGAATGGAAATTACCTGATTATCATAGTGACCATCTGCATCGTCCTCCCGCTGGCCATGATGAAACATCTGG GATATCTGGGTTACACGAGTGGCTTTTCGCTCTCCTGCATGGTCTTCTTTCTGTCTGCG GTCATCTATAAGAAGTTTAACATCGCCTGTCCTCTGGAGGTGTTTGGAAACCACTCTGTGACGTCGGTCGTCTCAGAGGACTCCTGCTCCACCAAATACTTCACCATCAACCAGGAG ACGGCGTACACCATCCCCATCCTGGCGTTTGCTTTTGTGTGTCACCCTGAAGTGCTTCCCATCTACACAGAACTGAGAAA CCCGACCAAGAGGAGAATGCAGAACATTGGAAACGTTTCCATTTTGGGCATGTTCATCATGTACTTCTTCACCGCTGTATTTGGCTACCTGACCTTCTTCG AAAACACGGAGGCCGAGCTCCTCCACACCTACAGCAAGGTGGATCCTCTGGACACGCTGATCCTGTGCGTGAGGCTGGCTGTCCTGGTGGCCGTCACGCTGACCGTACCCGTCGTCCTGTTTCCT ATTCGTCGAGCCCTCATGCAGCTGCTGTTTCCGGGGAAATCCTTCCACTGGTTACGTCACATCGCCATCGCCGTGTGCCTGCTGTTTGCCGTCAACCTGATGGTCATCTTCGTTCCCAACATTAGAGACATTTTTGGAATTTCAG GCGCAACCACTGCCCCCACTCTGATCTTCATCCTTCCTGGACTCTTCTACATCCGCATCGTCCCTAAAAACCAAGAACCCATGAGCTCCAGACCAAAGATCCAG GCTGCTTGTTTCAGCGCGTTGGGTTTTATCTTCATGATCATGAGTCTGACCTTCATCGGGATCGACTGGATGAGCGGTGAGAAGAGAAATCTTGGTGGCCATTAA